The Pseudomonas cavernicola DNA segment TGCCGCCGAGCAGGCGCAGGCCCGTGTCCATCGGCACGAAACGGTCGTTGCGGCCCCAGATGACCAGGGTCGAGGCACTGATTTCGCCGAGACGTGGGCTGAAGTCGGGGAACTGTTTGGGGTTGGCGGCCAGGCTCTTGACGAAGTTTTCCAGGTGGTCGCGGCGCGACAGCATGTTGTCGAGGCGGGTCTGGAACAGTTCCTCGGTCAGGTCGCTGGCGTCGAAGACGAAGACGCTCATCATCTTCTTCAGATTGTCGATGGTCGGCTCGCGGTACAGGCCCTGCAGCAGCTTGATGCCTTCGGTCGGCATCGGTACGAACGGGCTGGGGCCGCCGGTACCGCCACCCATCAGCACCAGCTTGCCGACGCGGTGCGGGTAAGCCAGGGCGAAGGCGACGGCACTATGGCCGCCCATGGAGTTGCCTAGGATGTGCACGCGCTCCTGCCCGAGTACATCGAGCAGGCCCTTGAGCACGCGGGCATTGAGATCCGAGCGCGAGCCGGTGCAGACGATGGAGTCGCTTTTGCTCCAGCCTGGGCAGTCCATCAGGATCACGCGGTAACCGGCCTCGACCAAGGGGGCGATGTTGCGATTGAAATTGGCCCAGCCGCTGGCGCCCGGACCGGAACCATGCAGCATCACCACAGTCTCAGGGCCTTGGCCGCAGTCGTTGTAATGGATCTGCAGGTCGAGGTCGCCCTCTCGGATGCGGGCGAAGTGGCTTGTGGCGGCTTCGGTGAATGCAGTAGTCATCTTATGGCTCCTTCAATTCGGGGTACGGGGCTGGGCACTGAGCGAGCCGAAGCCAGCGATCCACTCGGGGATCGGCCGGTAGTAGCGATCGCTGGCTCGATAGGGGCCGAAGGCGGATAGTGCGGCGAAGGCGGCCACCCAGGTTTTCACTTCGTGGGTGGACTTACCGGCGAGGGCGGACAGCTCGGCATTGCCCAGCCCGTCCAATTCGGTGAGGCGTCCTTCGCCGAGGATGTCGAGGAACTGCTGATCCCACTCCGGGTTGAGCGGGTGCAGCGAGTTCTGGTCTTCGATGAAGCGCTGGGCAGCGAGGATCACCCGCTGCTGGCGCGCTTCGCGTTCATCGGCCGGCAAGTTGCGGCCGCTGCCCATCAGCCGGTCGGCCATGCGGGCATCTACTTTGGCCAGTTCCGGCACCGGCGGCTGGTGCGACAGGCCGCCAGAGGCAAGAAACAGAACCCTTTTATTCAGCGTCCGGGCAAAAGTCCCGATGGCCTCGCCGAGCAGGCGGGCACGCTGGAAACCCGGTAGCGGAATGGCCACCGAGTTGACGAAGACCGGGATCACCGGGCAACGATCGAGGCCGCCGAGCAGCAGCTCGAGCGGTTGGGCAAAGCCATGATCCACCTGCATGCGATAAGACACCGCGACATCCACGCCTGCGTCCAGCACTGCAGTAGCGCAGGCTTCGGCCAGCTCTCTGGGGACGCTGAGCGGACCGGCAGCGGTGCCGAAGTCGCCGATAGCATGAGCGGCCATGCCGATGCAGAACGACGGCATCACGTCATAGAAAAAGCCGTTGTAGTGGTCTGGCGCAAACAGGACCACCAACTCCGGCGCAAAGCGGGCAATGCGCTCGCGGGCGCCCGCCACCACCGCATCGACCCCGGCGAGCACTGCAGGTGCCGGATCCACATGACCGACCAGCGGGGTGTGCGACAGGCATTGCAGGTAGGCACTCATCTCAGGCCACCTTGCTCACACGAAAGGGGGTGACCGCCGAAGGCGTCCCCGCCAGGATCCGGCTCGGCGAACTTCAGGGTGACTCGGTACGTCGCATCATTCATGAGCGATTAGCTCCGTAGCAGACTTCAGTTACCAACCTTCATTGGCAGGCAGA contains these protein-coding regions:
- a CDS encoding alpha/beta fold hydrolase, translated to MTTAFTEAATSHFARIREGDLDLQIHYNDCGQGPETVVMLHGSGPGASGWANFNRNIAPLVEAGYRVILMDCPGWSKSDSIVCTGSRSDLNARVLKGLLDVLGQERVHILGNSMGGHSAVAFALAYPHRVGKLVLMGGGTGGPSPFVPMPTEGIKLLQGLYREPTIDNLKKMMSVFVFDASDLTEELFQTRLDNMLSRRDHLENFVKSLAANPKQFPDFSPRLGEISASTLVIWGRNDRFVPMDTGLRLLGGIPNSELHVFNSCGHWAQWEHADKFNRMVLDFLSH
- the mhpB gene encoding 3-carboxyethylcatechol 2,3-dioxygenase, with translation MSAYLQCLSHTPLVGHVDPAPAVLAGVDAVVAGARERIARFAPELVVLFAPDHYNGFFYDVMPSFCIGMAAHAIGDFGTAAGPLSVPRELAEACATAVLDAGVDVAVSYRMQVDHGFAQPLELLLGGLDRCPVIPVFVNSVAIPLPGFQRARLLGEAIGTFARTLNKRVLFLASGGLSHQPPVPELAKVDARMADRLMGSGRNLPADEREARQQRVILAAQRFIEDQNSLHPLNPEWDQQFLDILGEGRLTELDGLGNAELSALAGKSTHEVKTWVAAFAALSAFGPYRASDRYYRPIPEWIAGFGSLSAQPRTPN